The Tubulanus polymorphus chromosome 1, tnTubPoly1.2, whole genome shotgun sequence genome contains a region encoding:
- the LOC141912688 gene encoding uncharacterized protein LOC141912688: protein MSKIRLDTSSFATMGGCMAWMRRKKLPSRKLTLAIFGLDNAGKTVTALGLKGDPLDTLAPTIGFNAMEFKFGRFDITMYDLGGGKGIRDIWKNYFAEVYGIVYVLDSTERERFAEAKFVLLNLLENARIAGKPLLVLANKQDMEGAMDEIDIIEAISLEELVNVNKCPCRIETCAAIKGQGKKLDKAIQSGFLWLLETIDGDFENLNSRVEKDMETQRKVEEGERKLRSERFRKIQEERERKEEEELAANGGVETEITENPFKPLDVEELTKKEEEEKKARKAAKLQQAQLEAAEDNSDTAHDIPSSNAVMPPISPRKTKQSDDSNNSNNVEDVEEFDEDVISTYTNKTIKPPPRTGSPIPTSPIKSRSSEFIDEESDGDLSLSGGILSSSIPPPRRLIPLDGGTEMENDKKKRKRKKRRIRRNQTAPLVEEEESGSKENVSTPSLQLGWGTPTPPSSSASLHKNFSIRSLQLEPVTELNSQKAESPEAFNAVKWGLAEDLPEIIDERVLQSNTRSGPNYSDDIVT from the exons ATGAGCAAGATTCGTTTGGATACTTCATCATTTGCAACCATGGGTGGTTGTATGGCTTGGATGCGGAGAAAAAAACTACCTTCTAG AAAACTGACACTCGCTATTTTTGGCCTGGATAATGCAGGGAAAACAGTGACTGCATTAGGCTTGAAAGGAG atccGTTGGACACCTTGGCTCCAACTATTGGTTTCAACGCTATGGAATTTAAGTTTGGAAGGTTTGACATCACTATGTACGACCTCGGTGGGGGAAAGGGTATTCGTGATATTTGGAAGAATTATTTTGCCGAAGTTTATGGCATAGTTTACGTGTTGGATTCAACTGAAAGAGAGCGCTTCGCTGAAGCGAAATTTGTTCTCCTCAATCTACTGGAAAATGCCAGAATTGCTGGCAAACCACTTCTAGT ATTGGCTAATAAACAAGATATGGAAGGAGCCATGGATGAAATTGACATCATAGAAGCTATTAGTTTAGAAGAATTAGTCAATGTTAATAAATGTCCCTGTCGAATT GAAACCTGCGCTGCGATCAAGGGTCAAGGGAAGAAACTAGACAAAGCGATACAATCAGGGTTTTTGTGGTTGCTGGAAACAATCGATGGAGATTTTGAGAATTTGAACTCACGAGTTGAAAAGGATATGGAAACGCAGAGAAAGGTCGAAGAAGGAGAAAGAAAATTGCGTTCAGAAAGATTTCGCaaaatccaggaagaaag GGAAagaaaagaagaagaagaactgGCAGCTAATGGAGGAGTCGAAACAGAAATCACTGAAAATCCATTTAAACCGCTTGATGTTGAAGAATTGACTAAGAAG GAAGAAGAGGAGAAAAAAGCGAGAAAAGCGGCGAAATTACAACAAGCTCAACTCGAAgctgctgaagataattctgATACTGCTCATGATATACCGTCCTCAAACGCTGTAATGCCACCAATATCACCTAGAAAAACTAAACAATCAGACGATTCAAATAACTCGAATAACGTCGAAGATGTTGAAGAATTTGATGAGGACGTTATCAGTACTTATACAAACAAAACGATAAAACCTCCTCCAAGGACTGGATCACCGATTCCTACTTCTCCGATAAAATCGCGCAGTAGCGAATTTATAGATGAAGAATCCGATGGAGATCTGAGTTTATCCGGAGGAATTCTATCATCCAGTATTCCTCCTCCGAGACGTTTGATACCACTCGATGGAGGAACAG agATGGAAAACGACAAGAAAAAGCGTAAAAGGAAAAAACGAAGGATTCGACGTAACCAAACGGCACCTTTAGTTGAAGAAGAAGAGTCTGgatcaaaagaaaatgtttcaacCCCATCATTACAGTTAGGATGGGGCACACCAACTCCTCCATCATCATCAGCTTCCTTACATAAAAACTTTAGCATACGTAGTTTACAATTAGAACCAGTCACAGAATTGAATTCTCAAAAAGCAGAGTCACCAGAAG cATTTAACGCCGTAAAATGGGGTCTCGCAGAAGATTTGCCTGAGATTATTGACGAGAGGGTTTTACAATCTAATACAAGAAGTGGACCAAATTACAGTGATGATATTGTCACGTGA